A DNA window from Candidatus Saccharibacteria bacterium oral taxon 955 contains the following coding sequences:
- the treF gene encoding alpha,alpha-trehalase TreF: protein MLRRVFKKKPKIIEKSTDKVKTAVVHATGPVARTQKSPDEVMGGFFDDVQRQQVYPDGKTFVDMVPRKRAKALAKEYQVERQDPDFNLHEFVNRHFYEIQLHKRHDYKPSDETTAREHITNLWPHLKRRNRKNRGSLVALPYEYIVPGGRFSEQFYWDTYFIMLGLAADGEWSLIQGMMRNYTYMLRKFGMIPTANRAYFLSRSQPPFFALMVKLLARHRGRTRTYAEYLPSLLTEYRFWMRGRKIAGDRPDHAAYARVVRMPNGVILNRYYDNKTTPRPESRREDLETAELAKTDDKHKLFLDLRAGAESGWDFSSRWFREVDNIESIHTTDMVAVDLNCLLYIHEQTIAEAYTLIKQPILAKRFRQLAERRAEAVRRYCWKRQHGLFVDYDFRRGEASDRLTLATVFPLYAKIATAEQASAVAQCIKERFLRQGGLVTTLENNGQQWDSPNGWAPLQWIAIQGLREYGYHELADEIRRRWLATCDAVYLKSRKMVEKYDVVNADAGGGGEYPLQDGFGWTNGVYAALYDEKEPNHGR, encoded by the coding sequence ATGCTTCGGCGTGTGTTTAAGAAAAAACCGAAAATAATTGAAAAAAGCACCGATAAAGTCAAGACGGCCGTTGTCCATGCGACCGGTCCAGTTGCTCGGACGCAAAAGAGCCCTGACGAAGTTATGGGCGGATTTTTTGATGACGTGCAGCGCCAGCAAGTGTATCCAGACGGCAAGACGTTTGTCGATATGGTGCCGCGAAAGCGCGCCAAGGCTCTCGCAAAAGAATACCAGGTCGAGCGTCAGGATCCAGACTTCAACCTTCATGAGTTTGTAAATCGGCACTTTTATGAGATTCAGCTACACAAGCGTCACGACTATAAGCCGAGTGATGAGACGACCGCCCGAGAACATATCACGAATCTCTGGCCACACCTAAAAAGACGTAATCGTAAAAATCGTGGATCGCTGGTCGCACTGCCGTATGAATATATTGTGCCGGGCGGTAGGTTTAGCGAGCAATTTTATTGGGATACTTATTTTATTATGTTGGGACTTGCCGCCGATGGAGAGTGGTCGTTGATTCAGGGTATGATGAGAAATTATACCTATATGCTACGCAAATTTGGCATGATTCCCACAGCAAACCGGGCTTATTTTTTGAGTCGATCACAGCCACCGTTTTTTGCACTTATGGTGAAGCTGCTGGCAAGACATCGCGGGCGAACGCGGACGTACGCTGAGTATCTTCCTTCGCTACTGACCGAGTATCGTTTTTGGATGCGTGGACGAAAGATTGCTGGCGACCGTCCTGATCATGCTGCTTATGCACGTGTCGTGCGGATGCCAAATGGAGTGATCCTAAATCGTTACTATGATAACAAGACGACACCGCGTCCTGAGTCTAGGCGAGAGGATCTCGAAACTGCTGAGCTCGCAAAAACTGATGATAAACACAAGCTTTTTTTGGATCTGAGAGCTGGCGCCGAGAGTGGCTGGGACTTTAGCTCTCGCTGGTTCCGCGAAGTAGATAATATCGAGAGTATTCATACGACCGATATGGTGGCGGTCGATCTAAACTGCCTACTTTACATACATGAACAGACGATTGCAGAGGCGTACACGCTGATCAAACAGCCGATTCTCGCGAAGCGTTTCCGTCAATTGGCAGAACGCCGAGCTGAGGCGGTGCGTCGTTATTGCTGGAAAAGGCAACATGGCTTATTTGTGGATTATGACTTTCGACGCGGTGAGGCTTCGGATCGTTTGACGCTTGCTACAGTATTTCCTCTCTACGCAAAAATTGCCACTGCAGAGCAGGCTTCGGCTGTGGCGCAGTGTATAAAGGAGCGTTTTTTGCGCCAGGGTGGACTGGTAACTACCCTAGAAAATAACGGACAGCAGTGGGATTCACCAAATGGCTGGGCGCCGCTTCAATGGATAGCGATTCAGGGCTTGCGTGAGTATGGCTACCACGAGCTTGCCGATGAAATTCGCCGACGCTGGTTGGCTACATGTGATGCCGTTTATCTTAAGTCACGAAAAATGGTTGAGAAATACGATGTCGTAAACGCAGACGCTGGCGGCGGCGGTGAATATCCACTGCAAGATGGTTTTGGTTGGACAAACGGCGTATATGCCGCCTTGTACGATGAGAAAGAGCCTAATCATGGCAGGTAA
- a CDS encoding RNA-binding protein has protein sequence MANLFIGSLAYATTDDTLKAFFETVGPVKDARVITDRDSGRSKGFGFVEYEDKALNEKAIDELNGKELDGRAIAVSVARPKEERPRDGGFRNNAGNGNAFRQRSW, from the coding sequence ATGGCAAATCTGTTTATCGGTAGTCTCGCCTATGCGACAACTGACGATACGCTTAAAGCTTTTTTTGAGACAGTTGGCCCGGTCAAGGACGCCCGCGTCATCACTGATCGTGATAGCGGTCGCTCAAAAGGCTTTGGCTTCGTAGAGTACGAAGACAAAGCGCTCAATGAAAAGGCAATCGACGAACTTAATGGCAAAGAGCTTGACGGTCGTGCGATCGCAGTCAGTGTTGCTCGTCCAAAAGAAGAGCGCCCACGTGACGGCGGGTTCCGCAACAACGCGGGTAATGGCAACGCCTTCCGTCAGCGTAGCTGGTAG
- the typA gene encoding translational GTPase TypA, which yields MNDASHIRNIAIIAHVDHGKTTLVDGLLKQSKTFRDNQAEMNQELIMDSGDQEHERGITITAKQTSIYYGDYKINIIDTPGHADFSGEVERTLNMADGVLLIVDAQEGPMPQTKFVLSKALKVGLKPVVIINKIDKPARRIAEVEDELSDLFLELATDETQLHYPVYYAIGRDGKAWPNIPGDSSERADLTPIFDAIINDIPAPNVEANGGLQLLVTALQYDSFLGKYAIGRISRGQARRAQAVALIKDGAISSARIDKIFTYRGLVREEVDSAIAGDIVALTGITDAHIGDTIADKDAPEALPAIAIEAPTLSMYLGPNTSPFKGKESEFTTSRQIGDRLKKELETNVALRVEEQGIGFKVSGRGELHLSVLIETMRREGFEFEVGRPQVVTINEDGVEKEPVEELQIEVGPEFVGVVSQELGARRATLVRQENTSSGMTRITYILPTRAMIGLRNLLLTSTKGTVIMNSLPHGYEPLGGKLQSTRNGVLIAFETGVTTPYALASAESRGELFVGPAVNVYAGQIVGLNTRQEDMEINVCKAKHLTNMRSKSSDGAVQLTPFVDLSLEQSIDFIEDDELLEVTPKALRLRKKYLDPNERKRAGK from the coding sequence ATGAACGACGCATCACATATTAGAAATATCGCAATTATTGCTCACGTCGATCACGGCAAGACGACGCTTGTTGACGGACTTCTAAAGCAGTCAAAGACATTTCGTGACAACCAGGCTGAAATGAATCAGGAGCTTATTATGGACTCTGGTGATCAGGAGCATGAGCGAGGTATTACGATAACTGCGAAGCAAACCTCAATTTACTATGGTGATTACAAAATAAATATTATTGATACGCCAGGACACGCTGATTTTTCGGGTGAGGTTGAGCGTACGCTAAATATGGCAGATGGTGTATTGTTGATTGTCGACGCTCAAGAAGGTCCGATGCCACAAACAAAGTTTGTGCTTAGCAAGGCGCTAAAGGTCGGCCTAAAGCCTGTTGTTATCATCAATAAAATTGACAAGCCAGCGCGTCGTATCGCTGAAGTGGAAGACGAGCTTAGCGATCTATTTCTAGAGTTAGCTACCGACGAGACTCAGCTTCACTATCCTGTTTATTATGCGATTGGGCGAGATGGTAAGGCATGGCCAAATATTCCTGGTGATTCATCAGAACGGGCTGATCTGACGCCAATTTTTGACGCAATTATTAACGATATTCCAGCACCAAATGTTGAAGCAAATGGTGGTCTACAGTTGCTGGTGACTGCGCTTCAGTATGACTCATTTTTGGGTAAGTATGCGATTGGTCGGATATCTCGGGGTCAGGCTAGGCGCGCGCAAGCTGTGGCGCTTATAAAGGATGGGGCTATAAGTTCGGCGCGTATCGATAAGATTTTTACATATCGTGGTCTTGTGCGTGAAGAGGTCGATAGTGCGATAGCTGGCGATATTGTTGCATTGACAGGTATCACAGACGCTCATATTGGTGATACAATTGCCGATAAAGACGCTCCAGAAGCTCTGCCGGCCATAGCAATTGAGGCGCCAACATTGAGCATGTATCTTGGCCCGAATACGAGTCCTTTTAAGGGCAAGGAGAGCGAGTTTACAACTAGTCGTCAGATCGGCGATCGTCTCAAAAAAGAGCTTGAAACAAATGTTGCGCTTCGGGTTGAAGAGCAGGGAATTGGATTTAAGGTGTCTGGTCGTGGAGAGTTACACTTGAGTGTTTTGATTGAGACGATGCGACGCGAAGGTTTTGAGTTTGAGGTCGGTCGTCCACAGGTTGTGACAATTAACGAAGATGGAGTCGAAAAAGAACCGGTCGAAGAGCTGCAGATCGAGGTAGGTCCAGAATTTGTTGGTGTAGTTAGCCAGGAGCTTGGGGCTAGACGGGCGACGCTGGTTCGCCAAGAAAACACTTCTAGCGGCATGACGAGAATTACTTACATCCTACCAACGCGTGCAATGATCGGACTGCGCAACCTTCTACTAACTAGCACCAAGGGTACGGTCATTATGAATTCACTACCTCATGGCTATGAACCTCTGGGCGGTAAACTACAGAGTACTCGAAATGGTGTATTGATTGCATTTGAAACTGGAGTAACGACGCCGTATGCGCTAGCAAGCGCTGAGAGTCGAGGTGAGCTGTTTGTCGGTCCGGCTGTCAATGTTTATGCTGGACAGATAGTTGGTTTGAATACTCGCCAAGAGGATATGGAGATTAATGTCTGCAAAGCTAAACACTTGACCAATATGCGCAGTAAGTCATCGGACGGAGCGGTTCAGCTGACACCGTTTGTCGATCTGAGCCTCGAGCAAAGTATTGATTTTATTGAGGATGATGAGTTGCTTGAGGTGACACCAAAGGCACTGCGACTTCGTAAAAAATACCTAGATCCAAACGAGCGTAAGCGTGCTGGTAAGTAA